From the genome of Pseudomonadales bacterium, one region includes:
- a CDS encoding TonB-dependent receptor, with protein sequence MSSRFHHLYRPLRQTILPFSLVSSAFIVSPVLGQDSPETAAQTEEVVVTGVRQRLQQTGALADTIIKTEVIGVNAIEHKNAVNLSEAIDNSPGVRVSNDCSMCGFKRIMLNGLRGDQTTILVDGLPTHTLISGYYAVDAIPTTGIDRIEVARGAGASLIAPEAIGGTVNIVTHEAEDTGLTIDLSAGENGYQKVGFLGTAVSDDQATRVTMIGQYDDREQFDADDNRVSESPSMENSSLIARISHDLTAKDNIILRYATISSEVFGGPVLGKRFADGEASSIGAVISRFDDSPSATQDLFANGDVENNFTGKA encoded by the coding sequence ATGTCATCAAGATTTCATCATTTGTACCGTCCTTTGCGGCAAACTATATTGCCGTTTTCTTTAGTGTCTAGTGCTTTTATTGTCTCGCCTGTGCTTGGCCAGGATTCGCCAGAGACAGCCGCGCAAACGGAGGAAGTAGTTGTGACGGGCGTGCGCCAGCGTTTACAGCAGACTGGCGCTTTAGCGGATACGATTATTAAAACTGAAGTGATTGGCGTGAATGCGATCGAGCATAAAAATGCGGTCAATCTCAGCGAAGCGATTGATAACTCCCCCGGTGTGCGAGTGTCTAATGACTGCTCTATGTGTGGTTTTAAGCGCATCATGTTAAACGGACTGCGTGGCGATCAAACCACTATTTTGGTCGATGGCCTACCAACGCATACTTTAATTTCAGGCTATTACGCGGTGGATGCGATTCCCACCACCGGCATTGATCGCATAGAAGTGGCGAGAGGCGCAGGAGCATCGTTAATCGCGCCAGAGGCGATTGGTGGTACCGTGAATATTGTGACCCATGAAGCAGAAGACACGGGGCTTACGATAGATTTATCGGCGGGTGAAAATGGTTATCAGAAGGTAGGCTTTTTAGGCACGGCAGTCAGTGATGACCAAGCCACGCGAGTCACCATGATTGGCCAGTATGACGACCGGGAACAATTCGATGCCGATGATAACCGCGTCAGTGAATCACCGTCGATGGAAAATAGCAGCTTAATCGCGCGTATCAGTCACGATTTGACCGCCAAGGATAATATTATTTTACGCTATGCCACCATCAGCTCAGAGGTGTTTGGTGGGCCGGTATTGGGCAAACGCTTTGCTGATGGAGAAGCCTCAAGTATTGGTGCTGTAATAAGCCGCTTTGATGATAGCCCCAGCGCCACGCAAGATTTATTCGCCAATGGTGATGTTGAGAATAACTTTACCGGCAAAGC